ATGGTTATTTTATTGCCAGCTTTATACGAAGCAGATGTTACATTTTATTCTGATAATCAAAATGATATTACAGCAGGAATTTTTCTAGCAGGATTATTCTATGCATTATTTGCCTTTATTACTACAATCATTAGAGAAATTGTAAAAGATATAGAAGACGAAAAAGGCGATGCTTATTTTGAAGCAAAAACACTTCCAGTAAAGTTTGGTATTGTTAAAACTAAAATTATAATTAATATATTTATACTTATTTTACTGTTATTGTTACTAAGTTTTGCATTATTTTTTCCAGCGATACATGTAGATGGTATTCAGTTTTACATAATCATCTTTTTAATAGTGCCATTATTGCTGATTAATATATTGCTGTGGTTATTTAAAACTATTAAACAGTATAATATATTAAGCAACTTAATTAAATTATATATGTTAGGTGGTGTTTTAACTATGTTGTATTTTATTGGAGGAACTGGTCCAGTGTTGTTCATACAGTACATCAACTTTATGAAGCGAATATTATGACTTTAATTTACTTAGCTTCACAATCACCAAGAAGATTAAAAATATTACAAGAAGCGAACTTTATAGTAGAAGTAATTTCGGTTGATGTAGCAGAAATTTATCCAAGTAGTTTATCAGTGTATGAAGTCGCATCATATTTGGCTGAATTAAAAATGGATGCTGCATTAAAACAATATCCAAATCTAAAAAATCAAACTATTATTACAGCAGATACAGTTGTTATTTATAATAATACAATTCTTGGAAAACCTAAAGATTTAGAAGAAGCTAGGCAAATGTTAATGACATTAAATGGACAGCAACATGAAGTTATGACTGGTGTTGCTATTTATCATAATAATAAAGTTAATGTTTTAAAAGACATTACTAAAGTATATTTTAAACAATTATCTAACAATGAAATTGATGCTTACATTGCCAACTACGAAGTTTTAGACAAAGCAGGAAGTTATAACATAGAAGAATATCAAGCTATAGCGAAAATTGAAGGCAGTTATACCAATGTTGTAGGTTTGCCAATAGAAATTATTAAGAAGTTACTTAATGGTTAAGTTCATGTTTTTTATAAACTTTTTATATCAATGAGTTGTAGTATAACTATAAACAATATAAAATGTTATTTCATCAATATTTAGAGCTTACCGAGAATATAGTTAATAAAATAGTTACTACAGAACCTTACAACGATGAAGCTATTTATAATTATGTAAAGCTGAATGCATCTAGAATGAATCGTTGGTTAAAAACTTTTACACCTTCTGAGAATATTAAGAAAAAAATCGAATCTATTAATCAGCATCAAGAATGGATAATAATTACCGAACCTTGGTGTGGAGATGCTGCTCATATTGTTCCAATTATTTTCAAATTGAGTGAGTTGAATACAAATATTCACTT
Above is a genomic segment from Chitinophagales bacterium containing:
- the maf gene encoding septum formation protein Maf; translation: MTLIYLASQSPRRLKILQEANFIVEVISVDVAEIYPSSLSVYEVASYLAELKMDAALKQYPNLKNQTIITADTVVIYNNTILGKPKDLEEARQMLMTLNGQQHEVMTGVAIYHNNKVNVLKDITKVYFKQLSNNEIDAYIANYEVLDKAGSYNIEEYQAIAKIEGSYTNVVGLPIEIIKKLLNG
- a CDS encoding UbiA family prenyltransferase, whose amino-acid sequence is MMYYLKLVRPINLLMIVIIMVLFYICFIDASIYKFYYFTPNLSVVEYSILTVITLLVAAGGYIINDLFDVEIDEMNKPNKVIINKQINEISAYNLYKALSILAVLLVIVLLILTKNIKLATIPILIMAALNFYAQYFKKMGFLGNIVIAISAAMVILLPALYEADVTFYSDNQNDITAGIFLAGLFYALFAFITTIIREIVKDIEDEKGDAYFEAKTLPVKFGIVKTKIIINIFILILLLLLLSFALFFPAIHVDGIQFYIIIFLIVPLLLINILLWLFKTIKQYNILSNLIKLYMLGGVLTMLYFIGGTGPVLFIQYINFMKRIL
- a CDS encoding thioredoxin family protein: MLFHQYLELTENIVNKIVTTEPYNDEAIYNYVKLNASRMNRWLKTFTPSENIKKKIESINQHQEWIIITEPWCGDAAHIVPIIFKLSELNTNIHLNINLRDGNDSLIDNYLTNGSKAMPKLVIRNQTGEDLAVWGPRPQEAQQLFLDLKAQEVPVEDVKIALQKWYNQDKAISICNEIVALLNL